The Chanos chanos chromosome 9, fChaCha1.1, whole genome shotgun sequence genome includes the window TGGAACCATTGACCTGTTTTTCAGCTATTGGCCTTGGGTCTTTTAGGGTTTTGAATCATACTTCATTCACACCAGTGTACCCAAGGTAATTCACTTCACCTTAAGCTACATTTTTGAATTTTCAGTTAGGCCTATATGTGGTAGAGGACTGACAATAGTCTGTACATTTTTGAGATGTGAATCCTGGCCCATCTAAAGCTCTTGTTTTAAACGATGACATTGTCAAGGTAAACAGCAGCATGTGTTTCGTGTGGTGTAAGGATCTTGTCTATCATTCTCTGGAAAATGGCTGTAACTCCATTTAACCAATCTGAGAGAACTGAGAGCTGTTGTTTTGAAGCAGACAGTTAAGTTGCAGCAGAGGAAAATAAGAGTTTACAATCTATTCACTTTTTAAGTGAGCCAAACATAGTAAATTTGTGCTGCTCCATTGCTCTCCTAAGTTAATTTTCAGTGGAGTTTATATAGCCTGAGCAAAGAAACTGGACTTGGCATCTGATTTAACCTGAAACACCCGTTCCACTTGGCTTTTCAACCAACCATTGTGTAATGAGTTTATTTGCCCTATCACATTAGTATCATAAGTTTTTGCTGTCATATTCgcaccactagggggcagtggTGTGCAGGGTGCCGGATCAGGTGATTTAAGGTTATAGGTGACATGGATGCTTGGGTGGCTGGAACCCACAGTTCTTACTACAATGTATCACAACTACTCCACAATTTATTGTTAATACATTGCAGCAACATTGCAACTAACCACTCTCATTTCTTATAGGTATTACAGCTAACTCAATTTGGTCACCAGTTACCATTACAACCCTGTATATCTGTAAGTAATGTTTTTGCCAACTGAATCACCATTAAACTGTGAAAACTGCTGTACTGAATGAAGTAAAGAGCATTTTGTTGTTTCCAAGCAAGTAGCTGAGAAGAAATAAGTAGAACAGCTACTGCAGGTGTATAAACCAGTGAAGTCATGTTACAATCCTAACTAAAAACTGCTTCAAACCTTTAGATTAGAAACTCTTGGAGGATTAACTAGACCCTACTACATCTCATCTTTGAATAACTTCAACTCTTGTACAGGCATGGGAACATATTGGTCAGTTTCCTAATATTGTTTCTTAATCTTCCTGCTTAAACCTCACCCTTGCTGAATCTTCATCTATGGTTTTAGATTAAATAATTGTGAAATATCTGTATGATGGCATTCACCACTCATTTTGGTAAGAAGGctgagaaatatttcaaaatgatgaTATTGTGTTCTTAGAGTAGCAAAGAACATGTAGGACACCAGTCATGAGGATAACATGCTtcaaaaaagaattttattcaaatatGTAGCAGAAGAGCATCATATTTGTTTGAGTAACAGTCAGATTTTAAGGTGACAATCATGAGTAATACACAGGAGAGCAACGAACATagcaaaacaacatttatacTCATTTGATGTATGTGAATAGTAACTGTAAAATTAACTCAGTGTTAATCAGAGGACAAGTGGCATAGCTTTATGTGGACTGATTGACATCTATTATTTGCATATAAAAATCTCTTGTTAAGAGTGTGATGTAGTTATATGACACATAATAATGAACAGGAATCGAGAAAAAACTTGATCTAAATTCTCATCAGGAACTGATCTAAAACATCATCAGATGGTCTTTAGTTTTTTCAGAATTAGGACACAAATTAAGCAGTTTTATAGTTCAGATTTTCTTTACTCAACACTCAGCATTTATTTGCCTTAAGAGTGGCAAGAATTAGACACAGCGAGGCAAAGTCATGAGACCATCGAAGCACTGCTGTCTAAAACCAGGACTTTGTGGATGACGCTGATGTTCCCACCCCTTGCATTGAAAGGTGATGTGATCCAAATGTGACACATAcaattttttctcctctccataTTTGAACTCTATATTGTTCTTATCCAGTTCTGCAGTTGTGACTGTACAGGGTTCTGAAACAGAGATTTCCAATTATCAGTCACttcagtatctgtgtgtgtgtgtttttctgtgtgtgtgtgtgtgtgtgtgtgtgtgtgtgtgtgtgtatgtctccaTGTATGTTGAGGAGTGAGATAGAATATGGATTAGCTCAATAGATAATACATCTAAAAATCAGATAATGTATCTAACCTAATCTTCAGCATAAACCCATTAAATCTATAAAAATATTTAAGCTTTGTTTAAAGCCTCTCTGCTGAAGTCCAGACATATTAATCACTCAgtctaaggtttttttttattttctcagcattCTCACAGTGTCCCACACTGACCATTCAAACCATATCTCACAGCTTAGACCAAAGGATGAAAAACACTCCTCTTACAAATCACAGGCCACTTAAGATTTCAGCCCAACCCCAATGGAAATGAGCTatagtttgttatttttttaatgattcttCATGAAAGGCAAAGAGGCCATCTAAAACTGTCTATAATAGCTAAAGAAGCCATTATGCTCCTTTAATGCAATTTACAATAATGTTCTTGTaacctagagaaaaaaaaatcgattgtAAAAGGACACCAGTACTTACTGAGGCATTTGACTTCTCCTGTCCATTGACCACGATGACAGGTCATGTGGCGATTTAGAGAAATTGTATATTTTGCCTGGCATCGATATTccactctgttcccctcctCATATTGGTCTTTCACAATGCTTATCACGTCTGCTGAGTCAACTGTTGGTGGTGGCCCACACTGGCTTTGTCCGCTCACTATAGAAATAAGGTTAGATGGAGATCATCTGTTACAGAGACCACAGACCAATGGCTAAACAGTAATGATTCCTCTCCATTAATCTAATTAGACACCTAAGCTTGTAAGTCATTAAGGAAGGGTAGTAAGGTCGCTTAACCCCATAGCAAGTGAActactattattgttgttgttgttctttacaCTGGTAAAGTGatatttttcatgaattttcACATTTAGAGAACAGGACTGGTGAGGTTCATATTTGGCAGACATGTAAGTACTAATTTATTGCTAAACATATGAAAACAAGGTTCATCAGAATATGCATATCTCACATTATATAAAAATTGATCTACACACATCAGAGTCTTACATGAGACAgttcaaatcatttttattaaagataatgtttgaaaacagaagagatttctctctccctctttctctctccttctattcACACTAaagaatataataataataacagcaacaacaaccaccatcatcatcatctttatgGTCCTATTATTTATTACTATGACTAATCTGAGATTTATTTGTGGTACCATAAACATTGGTTGTTGTACCAGTaatagtagtattagtagtagaaCTGACATAGCAATAGAGGTAATGGTATTACAATAGTTCTGTAATAGCACCAATGGCAGTAGTATTAAGAGAAACAATAGAGGtaggatttttgtttgtttaaataatattGAACTCCATACCTTCATCCCCTTTGGTCAAATATCAACAGTGGCACAttaaggaagagaaaagaaggaaatttattttaatatatgttcttgctttcatatttgttttcacacaaaacTGTCACTTGGTTGGGTACGGCCTTGGGACACACATAAAAGAAGACAAACTGGCCCAAACTGACAACAGTAATATCTACCAGTAAGGGCAAATGCTTGTGTGTCCCAAAGACATAAATGAGTATTAACTCTTCTGGGCCACTAGTTTGGAGTCTATTTAAAATGTCCACTGATAAAAGGTTGAATATTAAGCAATTTTACAGCGTATAAATGTAATACACTCATTCAGCAAACAATTTATCATAATTCATAATCATTCAAATGATTAgcaataaatgtgtgtgtgtgtgtgtgtgtgtgtgtgtgtgtgtgtgtgtgtgtgtgtttgtgtgcgcgagTTGCACTTCTGTGAAAAAAGTGCTCAGATGACTCATCACAAATGTGCTATGAATATGTCAAGTTTCATAGATCACTATTGTGTCACACCGTGATGGATTGGCaacctgtctagggtgtttccccacctttcgcccaatgagtgctgggataggctccagcactacCGGCAACCCTAATTAGAATAAACagcttagagaatgaatgaatgagttaaCTATTGTGTCACAGTCTATTTGATATGATCACactcttttttctgtcaaagAAATTACAGACACTATTTACTAGGCAATCAAATACTTCCAATTGAAATATGAGAGCAATAccttatttaaaataaataaataaatccattcTTGGCAAAAGGTGACTTTACTAGTCACTGATTTGTGAAGTCTGAGTATTTGGGGACACAGCCTATGTTAATGTACACCCTGTTTACATGATCTGCTATGAATTAACCCGTTTGTCTTTAAATATTCTTCCAGAATTTTGTATTAACATAACCTAAATTTCGCAAATAATAAACGCGAGACAGACAACAATGCGCTAGTGAGAGCGATCAATGAGTGTTttaagactgaaaaacagctaCGCACAGAATAATAACCTCATAGTTTACATGATATAATCATGATCTATGTCAAAGTCATTATAATACTGCCTAGCAcggattcattcattcatttaactgATTGACTTGCTTCAACAGAGTTGAATGCGGTGTGAAACAtttgactgaactgaattgCTCTAATTTTTATTCTGAATTACATTATCTGCTCTGCTATTCATAAAAAACATCtttcacagatgtttttctGCGTGAAGCAGACTACAAGTTTAATTGTGCGATTCCATTGTTCCTCCttaacagacacatttaaatcaacaacaaacaatacaaaagaTATTTCTTTGAAAAACGATTGTGTAATGAACTAAATAATTTGTAAAGAACTGGCTTCCTCTTTTGGGCATTATGGTGCACAAGTCAGTTTTTTAAAGACTAGcctaaatctctgtgatcacacacacacacacacacacacacacacacacacactgtgaacagtgagcagtgaatttgactaATGACTAACCATATATACACATCAGTAGCGAGCACAGAGGCAGTGGACCACGAGCTTGTGTGTACACTAAGTATGCAGTCAGTGACTCTCATACAAAACAGATACTTTTAGACGTCAGGTATTGCCATCACTCACCATTGGTCTGacagaaaactttctttaaatTCTGTCCATCTTTAACAGTAATGATGCCTTGAGAACAGATCAGCGCTATACTCTGTCCAGGTTGCAAAAAGATTTTGctctcttgctcactcactgcaaacaagaaaaaagtatattttttgTCATCTAATATCTTAGGTTATATGCTTCCTTTGAGCAGAatctttgttttcagtctttgtGTTGCTAAGTGTAAGTCCATACTTATTCATACAGTATGGACTTACACTTGCTTAAGAAAACATCTCTGGGCATACATGTACTATCATAGTAATAATTTGTTTGCTCCACACATTGCATACATGGCATACATatacttttcctttttaaaaaggatcatgtttaaaactgtattttgcTGTGAAATGTGCTCCTGTCATCTGGAAAAAAGTAGTGCAATGTAATGAACTAACAGCTTGACAGTGCAGTTTGAGAATCATCCCGGAGCATTTTCTTCagtctcagagaaaaaaaaaattccctacCGTTGTCTGTAGATGAACAATCCACGctgacacatacaaaaaaaaataaaagaaatagaTTTGACTTCATGTTTTGAAAACGTGTAGCTGACTCAAGCAGAGGTCTGAGTGAGCTGGTCAAACTGTATCTGTGACCTGAGGATCTTGCTTTTTATATGTTCTATCATCTTGCACTTGTTGTGCCACCTATATCATATCCAATGTCTGTTTTCCTTTACAGAGACATCATTAGTCTCCTCCTCCAAGTCCAGTTCTTGCTCTGAGGGTTGCATTCTCTAGATCAATAGCCGACCAACCCCATGATCAACCCACTACAAAGTAATGATATAGTTTTGACTGAATGTCTCTGATTGCgacatgaacaaaacaaatcctGTATCGATccaaaaaccaaacgaccaaaaacatgaaatataccTGTTAGGCCTCTATTCTTACTTCTTCCCTCTGCTGGTCTTCTAGGGTCGctgttttctttggttaagtctgtgttttatttcatttgtttcattagtCCATCATTGAATCACAGGTTAAACATGGTCTGTGTTCATtagctttgttttcatttttgtataaGTGCTACttggtgggtttttttcagttcctTGTTAAGTCCTCCCTTGTTTTTCTGAGAATACAGACAcatgtcctgtttttgttgttgttgttgttgttgttgttgttgttgttttgttttgtcttctttttttttttaaattttaactcTAT containing:
- the LOC115820628 gene encoding complement factor H-related protein 2 isoform X2 translates to MKSNLFLLFFFVCVSVDCSSTDTVSEQESKIFLQPGQSIALICSQGIITVKDGQNLKKVFCQTNGDEVSGQSQCGPPPTVDSADVISIVKDQYEEGNRVEYRCQAKYTISLNRHMTCHRGQWTGEVKCLKPCTVTTAELDKNNIEFKYGEEKKLYVSHLDHITFQCKGWEHQRHPQSPGFRQQCFDGLMTLPRCV
- the LOC115820628 gene encoding complement factor H-related protein 2 isoform X1 → MKSNLFLLFFFVCVSVDCSSTDNVSEQESKIFLQPGQSIALICSQGIITVKDGQNLKKVFCQTNGDEVSGQSQCGPPPTVDSADVISIVKDQYEEGNRVEYRCQAKYTISLNRHMTCHRGQWTGEVKCLKPCTVTTAELDKNNIEFKYGEEKKLYVSHLDHITFQCKGWEHQRHPQSPGFRQQCFDGLMTLPRCV
- the LOC115820628 gene encoding complement factor H-related protein 2 isoform X3, with protein sequence MKSNLFLLFFFVCVSVDCSSTDNVSEQESKIFLQPGQSIALICSQGIITVKDGQNLKKVFCQTNVSGQSQCGPPPTVDSADVISIVKDQYEEGNRVEYRCQAKYTISLNRHMTCHRGQWTGEVKCLKPCTVTTAELDKNNIEFKYGEEKKLYVSHLDHITFQCKGWEHQRHPQSPGFRQQCFDGLMTLPRCV